The nucleotide window tacaaatcttgaaaaaaaaaagaggacctaAGCATGGGGAGGGTCTCTGGCCTGATCTGATGCCCCTTATCCCACATCCCCTCCCAGGCTCTGCATCTAAGGTGTCAGGGCTCAAACAGCCTGGTTGTAAACTCTCTTAACTGGGGTTGGTGTATCTGCAGACAGTTAGTAGATCTTAGAGTCAGAAGTTGGCACTCAGCTGCTAAAATGTGCTTATTCACAAGCATGTGACCTTCAGAAGGCACGAGACTAACCAGGTGGCTCTGGATTCTTCTCCCACCTACACAGCTGTTGAGTTTCTCATGCAAGGAAATTCCTGCCATGTTTGAAAGCCTGTTGCCATTTTACTTAGCCCATCGCTGGGCTACAGGCAGAAGGGAAGCCTCATTGTGCCTAAGCTTCAAGACTTATCCTCAAAACCTTCCAAGACCCCCAGTacctaattttgttctttttttttttaagtcatctctacacccaacatggggctcaaactcacagccccgagatcaGCAGTTGCATgctcgactgactgagccagccaggagcccctaattttaattttgctctcTTCATGtaatattctcttttataaaGAGGGGCCCCCAAACTGTGTAAAGTAGAGATCTGTAGctgggaacagagagggagggactgAGCAATAAGCAACCACTTTTCTCTTTGCCCCATTTAAACCACTCAAGTTGCTGTCCCAGCAACAGGGAGGGGAGCCTTCCACAAAATCAGGACTGTCACCGTAGCCTTGACAGGGCCACTGCAATCCAGCAGGGCCTTGCTACAAGGGGAGAGATGCTCCTGCGCTCACCCGCGCAGGCAGAAGAAGCCTCTAGGGTTTTCTGGATGGAGCGCCATGACTGCCCCATGTGGTGCATGATTTCCACACGGCTCAAAATGACCCAGGACTTGTTTCCAGTCTTGGGATGATCAATGGCCAGTTGTTACCCCAGCTTAGCTCAGCCAGAAGCCACGTCCCTAAAATGCACCAAGTGCTCTAAAAACTCACTCGGCCCATTAGGGCCCAGACCAAGGGCTTCCCCACTGACCCCACTCCTAATCCCATCAGCATCCCAACCAATGCCTGAAGGAGCCCACATCTGGAGTCCCAGCCAATCTAGGGGTGCTCGTGAAAGGAAGGCCCGGGGAGCCGGGAGCCAGGCAGCAAGGGAGAGGGGATAAGAGCCTCCCATCCAATGTGTGGTCATCAGCCAAACTGAGGGCCTCACTGGGGGCTCTGTGGTATGGAGGCAGAGCCTACCGAATGAGAGTCCAGAGCCACCAGTGTGGCTGCATTCCAccttcctgggtggctctgactGCTAGTCCCCCTGTGTATGTGCTCTGCTTAGAGATGTAGAAAGCTAGGGACAGGGTCAGTCACAGCCCAGGGCAACAGAGACACATTAACAACCTGACAACCAGACTTGACGGCCCGCCGCCCTAAGGGGTGTCGAGACCCCACTGGGTGACAGGGTGTCTGAGGATTACTGCTAGAGGGTATTTTCCCTTGGCGTTGTCACCCTCCGGATGAAGGGAAGTTTGGCTTTTATGGAAACTGCCAAGCCTCCTGGGTGGGGACTTTCCTTCCTCACCTCTGAAATCTTCTACCTCTCTGGAGCATTCTAGAAAAAGTGTTTTCTCGGGAGCTGCCTCCATGGATTCAACTACAATTTCTTTTAGCCATGAGGTAGACCAAGAGCTGACCTAGGCCACAGGGAATGAGAGCTCTGTGACCTCAATGTCACACTGCCCATACCTAACAGTCCATGGATGGGCCGGCCCGGTGGCGGGGCCGGGTGGGGGGAAGCTGCAGGCCTGAGGGGGTGTCCAGCCCCGGGGAGAGAGGCATTGCCTGGCAGCCAGGATGGTgcctccaggggctggggaagcagttaagggcaggcaggtgggggaCGGAGGCCCAGACGACTGTCATGGCACATTGGCGAGTTCTCCTTCTGGATCCATCTCCAGGAACAGGCTTTCACACAGCATCACTGGTTTTCCCACGCCCCTCGAGGTGTCTGGGGGGCTGGCAGCCTTCCTGGGGACTGGTGACTTGGTAGGACTCTCATAGAATATACAAGTGAACAGGGCTCATTTGACCAAAATCGCAGGCCGCCTTTCTTGATTCAACTAGCTCAGACCAGCTGCGCTCAGGACTAGCACTGCTAatccacacagacacagacatgcacagacacacaaacacacacacacacacacacacacacacacattgaaagAATTATTGTTAAAAAGTCATAGATATTTGGGGAGGACCATAATTTgacaccccagccctgcccggaTTGGGGAAGGTTATGCTTTCTGTAAGAGTGTCTGCAGTTGGCAACGGTGTGTATATCCTGCTTGTGGCAAGGGCACTTGTAGGTCATTGGGCTGTCCCTGACCTCGTGTCaccccagggagagagagaccctCTTGGTTCGGGGGGAGAGAATTCACCATTTCCCTACAGGAGCAGTCCAGGAAGAAAGTCACAGCATTACCTTACCGTAACTGGGACCCATTCCCTGTACaactagggaaactgaggcccagagtggagTAGGGAAGCACCGTCCAGAGAGAAGTGAGGAGGTGAGGCTCGAGTGACTGTCTTCATCCACTGACACCCAGGTCTGCCCAGAGGCCCTGGTGACCTCCACCATTGGGCGTGTGGCCTCCAGCCTTGGCTCTGCCTCTGCTTTTCCCCTTCTTTGCAGGGTTCTGGGCTTATCAGCCCAATTCTGGGGAAACACAGATGAAGCTTATTAGCCTGGGTCCTGCACAGACAGGATTGTCTAGACTGGGGGAGGGCCTTTGCCTTCCACCCCTGGTGACACTACATGGGAATGCGTTGGGAGGAAAGCAGGTCAGGGTTTCTTGCTGCATAGAAAGGCCAACCTGAGGGTAAGAGAAGCTGGCCCACGGGTGCATCCCTCCGTGGCTCCAGGCCTCACCAGTCTTAACATGCGTGGGAAGCACCAATCTGCCTCTAAGGGTCTGGAGGTTCTGACAAGCTAAGAGTGCAAGGCTAGTGCTCAAGAAACCCGTGTTTGGTGGCAGGATACTTCAAGTCCTCCTGGGGGGGGGGACAGTATGAGTTGTGAGCTCATGGAAGCTCTATGAGCCTAGAGGCGTGGGGGCCATTCCTAAGAGTTGCCAACTCTTCCAACTGGTGTGTGTACACTACAGAAAAGGAGAGTGCAGTTCTGGAAGATGCATTTGCTGGGGCTGCTGCTTAGATGGCCCTGGTAGAGGCTTGCTAAAGCCACAAGTGCTCAGGTTGGGACAGTGGAGGGCCACAGCAGGGTGGCAGCACCCAGGGAGAGTGGGGAGCAGTGGTGCAGGAGGTGGGGTTCTACAGGCAGCACCGCTGGCTGTCAGCACTAGGCTGctcgccccccccacccctccctccaggcctAGTGGGCATGTCCTCATCTGTCAGGGCCCATGCTGGAGGGCAGTGGCGCAGCATGGGGATCCAGGGCCCGCAGAACGAGATCACTAACAATTACTGCTCCCCATGTGCATGCTCTAATGAGGCTGTGAGGCCCACAGTGCTGAGTGCCTACTTTACAGAAGATACTGAGACTTAGAGAGGGGGAATGACctgcccacagtcacacagcaaATGGAGGAGCCAGGACTTAAACTCAGGCTTCCTGGTGCCCACCCAAGGCTCTGTGCCACacacctctgcctgcctctgcctgtatcGGGTACTGAGGTTGCAGCATCTGCTGGCTCAGGGCAAGACAGGGGCACCGACCAATCCCCTATCTGTAGGCTGAGACTCTTGCTCCAAATCACCTAGTAGCAGACATAAGTGCTTGAGTCAAATCGACTCCTCAGGAAGTCCGTTGGCATTCAGGGTTCCCTGCATTCCCAGCTATCCTGGGATCGTCCAGAACCTCATGCCCTGCAATTCTGGAAACACCAAAAATCCTGTTTGATCTACCAAAAGGTCAGTTTTGTCTTGTGAGCAGATTTTATTGAAACATAAACATGCAAATGAAATCTATACTATACACATGGATACATCTCCCCTGCGTATATCCAGGTATATTCTTTCCCTCGCTCCCTTCCATCCCCTCTCTGCTTCTGCAAGCCCAATCCTGCTCCATCATTGTCTTAGCTACTCTGGGGCTGCCTCCACCGTGCCCCACCATGTCTCTATTCCATCCTTCTGGGCAAGTCTACTAGGGACCATCCTGAAGCTGGTCTAATCTAGTTGGCCAACATCAGGTTCTTGGACACTCAAGGAATATAGAACTAGTACCAaagaaagatttgagagagaggctgagagaagTAGCAAGCAGATTGGCCTAAGCTGGCCTGCGGGAGGCACCAGGGCAGGAGAAGGTGAAAGCTAATAGTGAACACCTTTCTGACACCTCTGGCCTCCTACGTTCTTACCCAGCAGGAACGGTGCATATTTCTGCTGGCCTGTTGGTGTCCATGTTAAAGCTCCGGCTAGAGTTTCCATAATTAAGTGTTTATAACAGGCTGctagatttctttcagaagagtgatgtatttatgtattttacatgtatatatatttagaatatgttttatatatatacatgtacgtAGATCATATGCTTTTTCCTCCTTATGCCCACTTTATGAGCCTAGACTGTACTCTTATCATCTAGACCTTTGCCAAGAAATCCCTTTTCGTCCTTCTGGACTAAAAATGTAGAAAGGCAAGAATCACCATGGCATTGTTCAGACAGAACCAGAAATAATATTGACTTCAGAGCTGAACTCAGCCCCTGTCAGAAGGGTTGCCTTACTTTTCTCATATTGAGGGGGCGGGGAAGCCACCACATGCTctcaagtacattttaaaaagtgttcataCGGTTATGGGGATCACATCAGTGGCTCTCTGCCTGCTTATGAAATGGGACTCCGCAGGCATTCGGGATTGGAGATGGCCGTTCCTTTCTAGAAGAAGCCAGGGAACCTCCTCACCAGCCCGCGcccccctcctccgcccccaAACACCTGTGAGCGCTGAGGCTGggagttgggacacctggggtcTAGCGTCCTTGtccactaactagctgtgtgaccacaAGCAAGTCACATCCCATTCCGTTTTCtgtaaaaggagaaaatggagatGTGCCCTCTAGAAATCCTGCCACTGTCTACtgatttacttaattttttttcttctgatttgctTATTACTAAAAGCCATCTCCCAGTGAGTGGGCAGGATCATGTGCAATACGTGGCCTAAGGAAGCAGATAGCTGAGACCAATAGTTTGCCATCCGAGTCCACAGAGACTACACAATGGCACACGTGCAAGACTGGAAGGTTTATTTAGAAGGGTCTGGAAGCCTAGTGAGGGATGTTTTCCAGTTGCTTGAGAGGGAAATCATTCCACAGTAGCAGCTTCTGTTGCACTTGCTCTGAAATGGTGACCTTGGGATAAGTCAGCACCACGCAGCCTGGCCCAGTAGGCCTCGGCCCGGCACCCGCTGGCCCAGGTGACCCGGCGAAGGTGCCAGTGTGGGGATGAGGGAAAGCCCAGGCGGCTGCGAGAAATAGAGACGAGCAGCACATCCCAGGCCGGCCCAACAGAAGGCATGACAGCCGGCCTGTATCCAGGGACAGAAGTTGGGAGACCTGGTCCGCAGACCTCCTTGCTGTGAACACAGGCACCTTCCCCCAGCTTGGCTGAGGTTCTGGCCGTGTAGCCGGGGTGCTTCAGGCTGGCTGTCAAAAGCTCTCAGCATAAAACCCGAAACCCAGAGCCAAGATCTCCCACAAAGCCATTGAAAGAGGGAAGCGCACACGAGGGTCCCGGCTGCCCTGCTGAAGCCATCCTCAGCCAGCATCCACACCCCCTGCCACTGCGCCCCTAGGGACAGCAAGGCCACCCTGGCCCCTGATTAGGCATCCTCCCCAAGTGTCCAGTGGGGCACTGAGCTGCCAACTTGGTGCAGCAAGGGCGGCATCCACTCGGGCAAATTGGATTCACTGGTACCAGCTAGCCCTCCCACACCCTGCAGGGGCACCCTGGGGTCTGCTTCACTGTTGAGGAGCCGGCTGGCTTCCAGAATTGGAACTGAGTGGGGAGCATTGGCTTGGGGGCCTGGAAAGTTGTATGCATGTGCCCCCTCATTTGGGAGACGTAGGGAGTGCTTTCCCTTGCCAGGGGTTCCTCATGCGAGCTGTGGGATCTCGTGGTGGTGCCAGGTCTCTCCCCATGCCCTGCTACCTAGGTCCCAAGCAGGTCATGGCAGACTGACAATTAAAGAAATGTCCAGGAAACTGCAGAGTCCACCAGGGATTCTAGGTTGCTGCAGCAGCTCACAGCCCCTGCCTTCCCTTCCATCCCATTCCTCACACCCCATCCACACCCCCTGCCTGGTGCTACGGGGACTTCAGTGTCATCAGGCCTGTGCCGTGGTCCACGACTTCCCCAGCAGCACGCCGGACCTGGCCACTGCCagctcgggctccctgcaggggatccAGGGTCAAACCCACCCTCACTCATCCCTTATTCATCCATTCCATCACTTTCTACTCTCAATATATTGGAATTCTTTGAACTCCCTTGGGAGAATGTCAAGGAAACGAAATTTCAGTTTGGGATTCCGTGACTTGTTTGCGGGCTGCCCCTCTAGTTGATTGAATGAATGGCCAGGAAACATGTAGCAGAGGTCCCTGTGTGCCAGGTCATCTGGATTCATTTGTCCGTTGATTCATTCAGCTgctatttactgaacacctgctGTGGACTGATACAGACTCCACTGCCCCTGGAAGGAAGAGTGGGCGCAGATGACCAGATAAGCCTCTTCTTGGCCCGCTCCACCCTCCACGGCCCATTCTTGCCGGCCCTACGGCCTTCAGCCCCAGATGGATTGGACACCAGAGCTGCCCCTCAAAGTCCCGTTGTCTGTGTTGCAAAGAAGAGGCAAATAAGGAAGCAGGTTCCCTCACTCCAGCTAGTGGAGCCCCTTCCGTGGAAGTGAGACAGTGTCCTGTCACCAGGGTGGACAAAGGCAGTGGCTTGTGAGGCAGCCAAGGGGTCAAGGAGAGGGCCCAGGATGCCCAGGCCCTGTTACCCTCTAGCCAAGTGGCTCTGGGCAAGCCCTTCCCCTTCTCTGGGTGCCAgggcccctgcctctcccaggacagCATCAGACTTCCAAGGCCCTTGCGTGGCTGCCCTTGGTAATGGCAGCCACCAGTTAGGGAGGATTTACTAGGTGCCATCGAATCTGCCTCATTTTACTTACTACTCAGAGCAGCATCATGAGACAAGGACTAAAATCATGCTCCTTTTACAAAGGAAGAATCCAGAACCAGGGCCTTTTGCCACACTGCCCCCACTCGTGCTCTGGGCCAGTGCTCCTCAACTTGGCTGTGCATTTAGAACCAGGAGCTTTGGAAAACCTCAGATCTCTGGGCCCTGTTCTGGGTGAGACTGAAGCAGTTCATTTGTAGGGGGAGACCCTGGGAATCTGGATGTTTCTAAGTGACTCTGATGAGCACCGGGCCTGGGATGTCTAGCCCCGGGAGATATCTTTCGATGTTCACTGTGTCGTGAGAGTTGTGGCCAGTGTGGTGCTAGCAGGTGGCCTCCCCATGCACATTGACCCtaccgccaccccccaccctactaccccccaccccccgccactcCAATGAGCCAAACATGACAGATGTCTAAGGACTGAAAACGAATGTCCCAGTCAGCCTTCTAAAGCTAAACAGGGATTTCTTACTGAAAAATTGCATCTAgagaaatacagttgacccttaaacaatgcAGGTGTGAGCTGCATGGGTCTGCTGATAGGCAGTTTTTTTCGATAGAAGCAAGACCGTGCTGTAAATCTATGTCATGATTTCcctaatgacattttctttttttctagcttacttggTTATAAGAATCCAGTACATGATACATATAACACCCCAAATCTGTGTTAACCGACTTGCTGTGAGGCTCCCAGTCCACAGagggctattagtagttaagttttgggaggAGTCCAAAGATAGAGTCGGATTTTTGACCATGGGGCATTTTGCAAGGATCCACAGTACATCTGTTCTGCTGAGGGTATGTAGGTGACTTCCAGAGCCCCACTCTTCCCACACAGTCCCCCAGTCCACCCCACTCTACTTGCAGGTCACGGTCATGAACATGACAGCCACAGATGACTGTATGAAGCCTTGAATGAGTAGGAAGCACTGCATCACTAACTGCTTTGTTCCCAAAAGCTATGCTTTTGTAAATggtgagcagctcccccaaggtGCAGATCGCAGATTGGGTCCTTTTCCTGTTGCTCCATATCTCCCCGACCTGAGGATGCATCTGCAGAGAGGAATTTCTTATTTAGATAGCTTTAtactttggggggggggcggggggcggtggttAGGAGGCATtctcactaaaaacaaacaagcaattcCAAACTGCAGAGAATAGAAAGGGACTCGCCAGTCACCCCCAAGAGCTGACTACTCCACGTGGTCGTATGTATGTTCTTCCAAGTGATTTTTGTATGCACCGAgcgagctgtgtgtgtgtgtgtacaaaaataaaagagcccGTGCACCCCATGACTGTTCTGCACTTGTGTTTCCGCTGAACAGTATAGCCCAGACAGCTACCCGAAAGCACACACCCAGATCCCCTTTGCTCTAGAGGCTCTGCTGTGTTCCATTGTTTTGCCACAGTCTGCTAGGTTTAACCAAGACAGGGAGGCAACCTAAAAGTTCAATGTCTGtgtcctgcttttcctttttagaaacGGGGGTATCTGTAGACAGGTAGGAATTGGAAGTACCTGAAGTTCTTCCAGTGTGCCCTCAAATGCCTGTCTGGGGCACAGTGCGTTCTGTGGCTTCCGCATAGTTGAGCTGAGCTCCCCCCTTACGTGGGCAGAGAAGATCCTTTGTGGGACTTCCTGTGGCGTTTAGTACACAGACAACATAATGCCTAATTTGAAGTGTAACAAGACAGTTTAAGTGAAACACAGCAACAAAGAAGCAAGCATTAAGGTTCCCAAAATAGGCTGTATTGTATAGTTTTGACAACTATAAGTCTTGAAACTGAGAGATGTTTTATCTTGCAAGTTTCCTGTTCATTAGCTTTAATGTGCCAAGGCTTTATacaaattttctctccctctctctctcctgctctctctctctctctctatctgccACAGGGAACCTTTAAAAGGAGACAGGAAGCAGATAATTTCCAGTTTCCAGGCATGGCTGACGGGGGTTACCCTAATAAAATCAAGAGGCCCTGCCTGGAAGATGTCACCCTTTCCATGGGCCCCAGTGCCCACCCCAGCACGTCGTGCGCAGAGCTGCAGGTCCCTCCGCTGACAATGAACCCTAGTCCCGCAGCTGTGGGAGTAGCAAGCCACTCATTACCGCTCGAGACTAATCCCCTGAACGGCAGCGTCATGGGCTCGCCATTCGTGTTGCCACCCGCTGCAGAGCTGGGAGTCAAAGGGCCTGCCGGTCCCTACTATGACAAAGCCGGCAGCGTGCCAGCCGTGGACCAGGAACTTCAAGATCTCCTGGAAGAGCTAACAAAGATTCAAGAACCTTCTCCAAATGACCTGGATCTTGAGAAGATACTGGGGAGCAAGCCAGAAGAACCACTGGTCCTAGAGCACCCGCAGGCGACCCTCGGTGCACCTGCCAAGCCTTCGGCTGCGATTCCTCACCTGGAGAGCCTGGCCACCAGCAAGGAGTTCACCTCCAGCTGCAGCCAGCTGCCCGGCGCCGCCACATCGCTTCACGTCCCACCCTCCCCAGGGGGGCTCAACTACGTGATCCCCTCGGCCAGTAAGCAGGTGGCCTCCCCGGGCTCttcggcggcggcagcagcagcggcggcagcggcagcagcagcatcGCAGGCCAAGAGCCAGGTCCAGGGGATGCTCCCCGTCACCGTGCCCGCCCTCCAGGTGCCTCAGTGGCATCACGCCCACCAGCTGAAGGCACTGGCGGCCAGCAAGCAGGGGGCCACTGCCAGGCAGCCAGGGACCACCCCCAGCTGGTCGAGCCTGCCGCCGCCCGGCCCGTCCCCATCCTACCGCCCGGTGCCATCGCCGCACCCACCACCACCGCCGCCACCACCGCCGCCTCCACCACCGCCGCCACCGCAGTTCAGCCCGCAGAGCCTCATGGTGTCCTGCATGGCGTCCAGCAACCTGCCGGGGAGCTCGTTCCAAGCCTCCCCCAACGCCTTACTCGCCAGCATGGCCTCGGCCAGCAGCGCCGGCCTCGGGCCCCCCATGCTCTACACTCCCGACAAGCTCCCCAGCCCTGCGCTCAGCCAGCAGCCGCCCTTCAGCCCGCAGAGCTCCATCCTGGCCAACCTGGTGTCCTCGGGCGTCAAGAGCCCCCCGGGCCACCTGCTATCTGCTCTGCCCACCAGCAACCCGGGGCCGTCGCCGCCCTACCGGCCCGAGAAGCTGTCCAGCCCGGGCCTGCCGCAGCAGTCCTTCACCCCACAGTGCTCCCTGATCCGGAGCCTCACCCCCTCCTCCAGCAACCCGCTTgcgcagccgccgccgccaccgccgccaccgcccccaccgccccagcAGCCGGCGAATGCCATCTTCAAGTCCATGACCACCAACTCACCCAAGACCCTGAGCATGATCATGCAGCAGGGGCTGGCCAGCCCCGGCCCGGGAGCCCCGGAGCCCTTTACCTTTGGCAACACCAAGCCCCTGTCGCATTTCGTGTCTGAGCCGGGCCCCCAGAAGATGCCCTCCGTGCCCTCCGCCTCTCGGCAGCCGTCCCTGCTCCACTACCTGCAGCAGCCGCCGCCGACCTCTTCGGCCACCGCCTCGTCCACCACCACGGCCACCttgcagctgcagcagcagcagcagcagcagcaacagcagcagcaacagcagcagcatcagcagcatcagcagcatcagcagccCGACCACTCGTCGTTCCTCCTGCAGCAGATGATGCAGCAGCCCCAGCGCTTTCAGCGGTCAGTGGCCCCGGACTCCATGCCTTCTCTGCCCAGACAGGTAAGACGACTCGCGTCCGCTCACGTTCCTTGGTTTTGGAAATGAGATCCGTGTCTTGTGCCGTTGGTAACCTGGCCTTGGAGGCAAATTTGGCTGCAGTCCTCTCCAAGATGGGACTTGACTCTGGAAAAGTCTATTTAAGCCAGCTAATTCTGCATGGTCCAAATGCAGTATTAACGAGGCCAGGGTTATGGTTTCGGTTCCTGTGCAGGCTGCTAAACTCCCCTGAGAGGAAAAATGCACCCAGAAGGTGCTGGCAGGGGAAGGAACCAGGGGAGACAAGTCCCCGCACCGGGCTGCATGGTGGGTTCCCTCACACAGGACTAGCGGAGGCTTCGCAGGATGCAAGGAAATTGCATCGAAGTCTTCCAGTCTTGTCACTGCTGGCATAAGGCTGCACACTGAGCCTTCTAGAAATGGCACAGCACACTTCTGCTGAGCAGCTGCAGCGTGCCCTTCCAGCACTGCGCTGGACACTGAGGCAGGTCCTAAATGGAAAGGGCAGATACTTAGAAAGGACTTACTCTTAGCATCTCCGTTctacaaagaaactgaggctcgcaGAGTTGGAatgacttgcccagagtcacatagGTAGCCAGGGGCAGAGCAGGCACTGGAAACCAGGAAGTCCTAGTCCAGAGCCGGTGCTCCTCTCAAAATCACTgtgacttctccctctccctcatctccTGCAATCTGATTGATCAATCACTGGACTCAGCTGATCCTTCCCCGGGGGGTGTCGACCATGATTTTCCCTTGCCATTGCTCTGACCCCTGCCTGTATTGGTTATCTCTTGCCCGATGGCAAATTACTCTAAAACATCcacttaaaacaacacatgtgTATTAAGTCACAGTTTCTGTGGGCAGGGAGTCCTGGCATCACCTTGCTGGGTCTTCTGGCCTTGAGTCACTCTTAAGGTTGTGGTCACCTCGAGCTCGACTGGGAAGGTTCTGCTTCCAGGCTCACTCCCGAGCTTGTTGGCAGGAAGTGGTTCCTTGCAGGTGGTTGGACCAAGGCCTCAGTTCCTCATGAGCTGTTGGCTAGTGGCCTCCTTTGgttccttgccatgtggcccTCTTCGTAGAGCATCTCACAACATGGCAGCCGACTTCATCTGAGTAAGCAAGACAGAATGTGCcagcaagagagacagagggagtgcCAGCTAGTCAGAGGTCACAGTCTTTAGAATCTCATCTTGACAGCGACATCCCGTCACTTCTGCTGTGTTCTGTTCATTAGACACGAGCATGAAGGTGTGAACACCAGGAGACGGGGGTCGTTGGGGACCATGTCAGTTACCTGCCTGCCCGGGGCACTGTCCATTCTGGTCCCTCCTTTCCATTGCCTTCAGC belongs to Canis lupus familiaris isolate Mischka breed German Shepherd chromosome X, alternate assembly UU_Cfam_GSD_1.0, whole genome shotgun sequence and includes:
- the MAMLD1 gene encoding mastermind-like domain-containing protein 1 isoform X1; the encoded protein is MDDWKSRLVIKSMVPHYAVVGNRQEPRKLQESGTFKRRQEADNFQFPGMADGGYPNKIKRPCLEDVTLSMGPSAHPSTSCAELQVPPLTMNPSPAAVGVASHSLPLETNPLNGSVMGSPFVLPPAAELGVKGPAGPYYDKAGSVPAVDQELQDLLEELTKIQEPSPNDLDLEKILGSKPEEPLVLEHPQATLGAPAKPSAAIPHLESLATSKEFTSSCSQLPGAATSLHVPPSPGGLNYVIPSASKQVASPGSSAAAAAAAAAAAAASQAKSQVQGMLPVTVPALQVPQWHHAHQLKALAASKQGATARQPGTTPSWSSLPPPGPSPSYRPVPSPHPPPPPPPPPPPPPPPPQFSPQSLMVSCMASSNLPGSSFQASPNALLASMASASSAGLGPPMLYTPDKLPSPALSQQPPFSPQSSILANLVSSGVKSPPGHLLSALPTSNPGPSPPYRPEKLSSPGLPQQSFTPQCSLIRSLTPSSSNPLAQPPPPPPPPPPPPQQPANAIFKSMTTNSPKTLSMIMQQGLASPGPGAPEPFTFGNTKPLSHFVSEPGPQKMPSVPSASRQPSLLHYLQQPPPTSSATASSTTTATLQLQQQQQQQQQQQQQQQHQQHQQHQQPDHSSFLLQQMMQQPQRFQRSVAPDSMPSLPRQQEKQRSGLMAMTPEQRSAYIAQQMSQFQAVQEQVTSKCSQTKASPPSSQPMMPPRGGLLPKNLSPTMIPPTRHQSREGRGLASPTPGKQQEIFHCSPPFPIPSHAGQNPLGGLGPGCRRLQIPKASPSEAPLPGFCPRPPGSQSPSPHQLRQPRVPRMPAALNRGPPLGHVDDSDPQHFESNSVLAQAPTRLPLVAPAFPSQAGGPPNQVAPGGRPGQKVNAALLNPCFGLLGNQSPCQSPVRGPVPVLSATKSPQQGLASFAPLSPIQGIEPPSYVVAAAAAAAATAFAIAASQSPGPLGRMGAPPELPPYGFLPPPQPPLDGLISPPDCSEADFIEDLLKGPSVSLEGGWVCNLRLIDDILEEHAAATEAGAAEAAARSPGGLEVPAETPASTPP
- the MAMLD1 gene encoding mastermind-like domain-containing protein 1 isoform X2 is translated as MGTFKRRQEADNFQFPGMADGGYPNKIKRPCLEDVTLSMGPSAHPSTSCAELQVPPLTMNPSPAAVGVASHSLPLETNPLNGSVMGSPFVLPPAAELGVKGPAGPYYDKAGSVPAVDQELQDLLEELTKIQEPSPNDLDLEKILGSKPEEPLVLEHPQATLGAPAKPSAAIPHLESLATSKEFTSSCSQLPGAATSLHVPPSPGGLNYVIPSASKQVASPGSSAAAAAAAAAAAAASQAKSQVQGMLPVTVPALQVPQWHHAHQLKALAASKQGATARQPGTTPSWSSLPPPGPSPSYRPVPSPHPPPPPPPPPPPPPPPPQFSPQSLMVSCMASSNLPGSSFQASPNALLASMASASSAGLGPPMLYTPDKLPSPALSQQPPFSPQSSILANLVSSGVKSPPGHLLSALPTSNPGPSPPYRPEKLSSPGLPQQSFTPQCSLIRSLTPSSSNPLAQPPPPPPPPPPPPQQPANAIFKSMTTNSPKTLSMIMQQGLASPGPGAPEPFTFGNTKPLSHFVSEPGPQKMPSVPSASRQPSLLHYLQQPPPTSSATASSTTTATLQLQQQQQQQQQQQQQQQHQQHQQHQQPDHSSFLLQQMMQQPQRFQRSVAPDSMPSLPRQQEKQRSGLMAMTPEQRSAYIAQQMSQFQAVQEQVTSKCSQTKASPPSSQPMMPPRGGLLPKNLSPTMIPPTRHQSREGRGLASPTPGKQQEIFHCSPPFPIPSHAGQNPLGGLGPGCRRLQIPKASPSEAPLPGFCPRPPGSQSPSPHQLRQPRVPRMPAALNRGPPLGHVDDSDPQHFESNSVLAQAPTRLPLVAPAFPSQAGGPPNQVAPGGRPGQKVNAALLNPCFGLLGNQSPCQSPVRGPVPVLSATKSPQQGLASFAPLSPIQGIEPPSYVVAAAAAAAATAFAIAASQSPGPLGRMGAPPELPPYGFLPPPQPPLDGLISPPDCSEADFIEDLLKGPSVSLEGGWVCNLRLIDDILEEHAAATEAGAAEAAARSPGGLEVPAETPASTPP